The Stratiformator vulcanicus genome has a segment encoding these proteins:
- the hisD gene encoding histidinol dehydrogenase, translated as MSAAKTPLQIPRIDTARDDADELFAQLREKLSPRGNMVSEAGRARTIALFGEPLTPQEVVARICGEVERDGLSAVLDYTEKLDGKRLGEATLRVTTEEFATAHKAADEGFLDVIRQIRDNIHEFQTAILNQEVRVTRDLGPGQVDLRQRYVPVKRVGVCVPGGAAAYPSTLLMTAIPAMAAGVEEVAVIVPPTDFGGYNTDLLATCQEIGVSEVYRVGGAQGVAALAYGAGPIKPVDMIVGPGNLFVALAKRHVYGTVGIDSIAGPSEVIVLADDAANADYVASDLISQAEHSPGSGVLVTWHKPLIDEVYAALERQLARLSRGDLARQSLEAYGALICVADENEAAEWTDRLATEHLHISTADPEAMLAKVQNAGAIFLGHHTPVALGDYVAGPSHVLPTGGTARFANGLCSNDFLKRSSVISYDADALKADAPLVQAMADKEGLSAHRASVDIRLGGK; from the coding sequence ATGTCGGCTGCGAAAACACCACTGCAAATCCCGCGAATCGATACCGCTCGAGATGATGCGGACGAACTGTTCGCTCAACTGCGCGAAAAGCTGAGTCCCCGGGGAAACATGGTTTCCGAAGCGGGAAGGGCACGCACGATCGCGCTGTTCGGAGAGCCGCTCACACCCCAAGAGGTCGTGGCGAGAATCTGCGGCGAGGTCGAGCGAGACGGGCTTTCCGCCGTACTCGATTACACAGAAAAGCTCGACGGTAAACGACTCGGCGAGGCGACACTTCGGGTCACGACCGAAGAATTCGCGACCGCTCACAAGGCGGCCGACGAGGGCTTTCTGGACGTCATCCGGCAGATTCGCGACAACATTCACGAATTCCAAACCGCCATTCTCAATCAAGAGGTTCGCGTGACCCGCGATCTCGGGCCGGGGCAGGTCGATTTGCGGCAGCGCTACGTGCCGGTCAAACGGGTCGGCGTGTGTGTGCCGGGCGGAGCGGCGGCGTATCCGTCGACGTTGTTGATGACTGCCATCCCCGCGATGGCCGCCGGCGTGGAAGAGGTCGCGGTGATCGTGCCCCCGACCGACTTCGGCGGCTACAACACCGATCTGCTCGCAACGTGCCAAGAGATCGGCGTCAGCGAAGTCTATCGCGTCGGCGGCGCTCAGGGAGTGGCCGCGCTCGCGTACGGAGCCGGACCGATCAAGCCGGTCGACATGATCGTGGGGCCGGGCAATTTGTTCGTTGCCCTTGCCAAACGCCATGTGTACGGCACCGTCGGTATCGACAGCATCGCCGGCCCAAGTGAAGTGATCGTGCTCGCCGATGACGCGGCCAACGCGGACTACGTAGCATCCGATTTGATCTCTCAAGCCGAACACAGCCCCGGCTCGGGTGTGCTGGTCACGTGGCACAAACCATTGATCGACGAGGTTTACGCGGCGCTTGAGCGGCAGCTCGCACGACTTTCCCGCGGTGATCTGGCGCGACAAAGTCTCGAAGCTTACGGAGCGTTGATTTGCGTTGCGGACGAGAACGAAGCAGCCGAGTGGACCGATCGGCTCGCGACGGAACACCTTCACATTTCGACGGCCGATCCCGAGGCGATGCTGGCGAAGGTTCAGAATGCGGGCGCGATCTTTCTCGGGCATCACACACCGGTCGCGCTCGGCGACTATGTAGCGGGACCGTCGCACGTGTTGCCGACCGGGGGAACGGCTCGCTTCGCCAACGGTTTGTGCTCGAACGATTTCCTGAAGCGTTCCTCCGTGATCTCCTACGATGCCGACGCCCTGAAGGCCGATGCGCCCCTCGTGCAGGCAATGGCCGATAAAGAGGGACTGTCGGCACACCGGGCCAGCGTTGACATTCGGCTCGGCGGAAAGTGA
- a CDS encoding threonine aldolase family protein, which produces MPVIDLRSDTKTRPTPEMYQAMVEAPVGDDMDGEDPTVNRLQERVAEMFGKEAALFGVSGTMTNQLGIRCHCGPGDELLIHRTGHIANYEGGAPAAMSGITCRLVGGERGMPTPEDFEAELHPEAQHYPRTRLVCLENSTNMGGGAAWPIDRFREAAGWARERGFRVHLDGARLFNACVARGYTPADLTAEVDTISICFSKGLGCPMGSMLIGSADDICKAFRARKLFGGALRQSGIIAGAALFALDHHIDRLSEDHANARLMADQIAAMPGLRCDPATVETNILFFELDSEIGTPQQLATAVRERGVVMMPAGPRTIRVCTHLDVTRDDIKQAAGVLGEELENLRQSAKPVSLVRQG; this is translated from the coding sequence ATGCCCGTGATTGATCTTCGCAGCGACACGAAGACGCGCCCAACACCTGAAATGTATCAGGCGATGGTCGAAGCCCCCGTGGGCGACGATATGGACGGCGAAGACCCCACCGTTAACCGCTTGCAGGAGCGGGTCGCGGAAATGTTCGGCAAAGAAGCCGCCCTGTTTGGTGTCTCCGGAACGATGACCAACCAGTTGGGCATTCGCTGTCATTGCGGGCCGGGGGACGAATTGCTGATCCACCGCACGGGGCATATCGCCAACTACGAAGGCGGAGCCCCAGCGGCGATGAGCGGGATCACCTGTCGCCTCGTCGGGGGCGAACGTGGAATGCCGACTCCGGAGGATTTTGAAGCCGAATTGCATCCCGAAGCTCAGCACTATCCGCGGACCCGGTTGGTCTGCCTCGAAAACTCCACCAACATGGGTGGCGGTGCTGCGTGGCCGATCGACCGGTTTCGCGAGGCCGCCGGATGGGCCCGCGAGCGAGGCTTCCGCGTGCATCTCGATGGCGCCCGCCTGTTCAACGCGTGCGTCGCTCGCGGCTACACCCCGGCCGATTTGACTGCCGAGGTCGACACGATTTCGATCTGTTTTTCCAAAGGGCTGGGCTGTCCGATGGGTTCGATGCTGATCGGCTCGGCTGACGACATCTGCAAGGCATTTCGAGCCCGCAAGTTGTTCGGCGGAGCCCTTCGCCAATCGGGCATCATTGCCGGCGCGGCGCTTTTCGCTCTCGATCATCACATCGACCGCTTGTCGGAAGACCATGCTAATGCACGGCTTATGGCTGATCAGATCGCCGCGATGCCCGGTTTGAGATGCGATCCTGCGACGGTGGAAACGAACATCCTGTTCTTCGAATTGGATTCGGAAATCGGCACGCCGCAGCAACTGGCGACCGCCGTTCGCGAGCGGGGTGTCGTCATGATGCCGGCCGGTCCCCGCACGATTCGGGTCTGCACTCATTTGGACGTGACGCGGGATGACATCAAACAGGCGGCCGGTGTTCTTGGTGAGGAACTGGAGAACCTCCGGCAATCGGCCAAACCGGTTTCGCTCGTAAGGCAAGGCTGA
- the flgM gene encoding flagellar biosynthesis anti-sigma factor FlgM, translated as MEVNGVGGQVPLQSVRRPAEGTRTAAQSDVDRMAPQDQVEISATARELAELDTTDPVRAERLSQIRAAIDDGTYENPARLEAAVERMIDDIERES; from the coding sequence ATGGAAGTCAACGGAGTCGGCGGACAGGTTCCGCTGCAATCGGTTCGTCGCCCCGCCGAGGGCACCCGGACCGCGGCACAATCCGACGTCGATCGCATGGCACCACAAGATCAGGTTGAAATTTCAGCCACGGCTCGGGAACTGGCCGAGCTCGATACAACCGATCCGGTCCGGGCGGAGCGACTGAGCCAGATTCGTGCGGCAATTGATGACGGCACCTATGAGAACCCCGCCCGACTGGAAGCGGCAGTCGAGCGAATGATCGACGACATCGAACGAGAATCCTAA
- a CDS encoding Fur family transcriptional regulator, producing the protein MSELKSVNVAVSPLEKFREYLATKGQRLTPERKAIVEEVFSEHEHFDAEQLVQRLTQNRGNRRVSRSTVYRTLTAMEEAGMLRKVARQDDRDVYEHDYGYPRHDHLICRETGKLIEFQCPELESILAKVAAEHGFLMEGHRLEVYGRSAEACRPRVRKHSKLERI; encoded by the coding sequence GTGAGTGAGCTGAAGTCGGTCAACGTGGCGGTCTCTCCGCTGGAGAAATTTCGCGAGTATCTCGCCACGAAAGGCCAGCGGCTCACCCCCGAGCGAAAAGCCATCGTTGAAGAGGTCTTCAGCGAACACGAGCATTTCGATGCCGAGCAGCTCGTGCAGCGGCTGACCCAGAATCGAGGCAATCGACGCGTCAGCCGGTCGACGGTCTATCGCACCCTCACGGCGATGGAAGAAGCCGGGATGCTTCGCAAGGTCGCCCGACAGGATGACCGTGACGTCTATGAACACGACTACGGCTACCCGCGACACGACCACTTGATCTGCCGCGAAACCGGAAAACTGATCGAGTTCCAATGCCCGGAACTCGAGTCGATCCTCGCGAAAGTTGCCGCCGAGCACGGTTTTCTGATGGAAGGCCATCGCCTCGAAGTTTATGGCCGCTCCGCCGAAGCCTGCCGACCGCGGGTGCGGAAGCACTCCAAGCTCGAACGCATCTGA
- a CDS encoding prepilin peptidase codes for MTTAVVISALVGIAAGGIAYFWATTLTRRGVDTGNVIRTSILAACGWGIFSGLLYAGLAYAVLEAGWQTTPDQHLSSTALPSRLVFHGTLLFFLLTATITDFRDYVIPDWITVPGMLLGIIGLTAAGHVDLAPIWVDWYNPLPTPQPPQVPDFVRETPHWHGLAVSIAGLLVGGGVVWLARAACSTIAGRDGLGFGDVTLMAMAGAFLGWQPVLLAIAIAPLTGIVVALAVAVSGLRSYIAFGPYLACGCVVVLLTWKFIWVAPIRDLMGDAIGMAVLGGLIAAISVGMLLLLRGYHSIPVLNAPRSADGELGDE; via the coding sequence GTGACCACGGCGGTCGTCATATCAGCGCTTGTCGGAATTGCTGCCGGGGGGATCGCCTATTTCTGGGCGACGACGCTCACCCGCCGCGGCGTCGATACCGGAAACGTTATTCGCACGTCGATACTGGCCGCGTGCGGTTGGGGGATTTTTTCCGGACTGCTGTATGCAGGTCTGGCCTATGCGGTGCTAGAGGCGGGATGGCAGACGACGCCCGATCAACACCTCTCTTCAACCGCGCTGCCGTCTCGACTCGTGTTTCATGGAACGCTGCTGTTCTTTCTCCTGACCGCCACGATCACCGATTTCCGTGACTACGTCATTCCCGATTGGATCACGGTCCCCGGAATGCTGCTGGGAATCATCGGACTCACCGCGGCGGGTCATGTCGATCTCGCGCCGATCTGGGTCGACTGGTACAACCCGCTCCCGACGCCTCAACCGCCGCAGGTGCCCGACTTTGTCCGCGAGACGCCCCACTGGCACGGCTTGGCGGTGTCGATCGCGGGCCTGCTTGTCGGCGGCGGCGTGGTCTGGCTTGCGCGAGCGGCGTGTTCGACGATTGCCGGGCGCGACGGCCTCGGGTTCGGCGACGTCACGTTGATGGCCATGGCCGGGGCGTTTCTGGGTTGGCAGCCGGTGCTGCTGGCGATCGCTATTGCGCCGTTGACGGGAATTGTCGTCGCGCTGGCCGTTGCGGTCTCGGGGCTGCGGTCCTACATCGCCTTTGGGCCCTATCTGGCCTGCGGATGCGTTGTGGTGCTGCTGACGTGGAAGTTCATCTGGGTCGCCCCGATCCGCGACCTCATGGGGGACGCCATCGGGATGGCCGTGCTGGGCGGCCTGATCGCAGCAATTTCAGTCGGAATGCTTCTGTTGCTCAGAGGCTATCACAGCATTCCGGTTCTCAATGCACCGAGGAGTGCGGACGGGGAACTTGGGGACGAATAG
- a CDS encoding P-II family nitrogen regulator, whose amino-acid sequence MKKIEAIIRHFKLEEVKDALNAAGVQGMTVSEVRGFGRQKGHKEQYRGAEYTVDFLPKAKLEIVVSDDLAKEVVDTILRSARTGQIGDGKIFVTNLDEMIRIRTGETGDSAL is encoded by the coding sequence ATGAAAAAGATTGAGGCGATCATCCGCCACTTCAAATTGGAAGAAGTAAAAGACGCGCTGAACGCCGCCGGTGTGCAGGGCATGACCGTTTCCGAAGTCCGTGGCTTCGGTCGTCAAAAAGGCCATAAGGAACAGTACCGGGGGGCTGAATACACAGTCGACTTCCTACCGAAAGCGAAGTTGGAGATCGTTGTCTCCGACGACCTGGCCAAAGAAGTCGTCGATACGATTTTGCGATCGGCCCGCACCGGTCAGATCGGAGACGGCAAAATCTTCGTCACGAATCTCGACGAAATGATCCGCATTCGGACCGGCGAAACCGGTGACAGCGCGCTTTGA
- a CDS encoding P-II family nitrogen regulator: MKKIEGIIKHHRLEELKLALIGLPVGGVTVSEVRGIGRQSEKNEHYRGTDYRIDLRPKVRVEVLSDDSQWKAVVDCFLVHARTGQPGDGIVLVSELDDAIRVRTGESGPSAI, encoded by the coding sequence ATGAAGAAAATCGAAGGCATCATCAAGCATCACCGGCTTGAAGAATTGAAGCTCGCCCTGATCGGCCTGCCTGTCGGCGGTGTGACCGTCTCGGAAGTCCGCGGAATCGGACGGCAGAGCGAAAAGAACGAACATTATCGGGGAACCGACTACCGGATCGACCTGAGACCGAAGGTCCGGGTCGAGGTGCTCTCGGACGATTCTCAGTGGAAGGCCGTCGTCGACTGCTTCCTCGTGCATGCCCGAACCGGCCAACCGGGCGACGGCATCGTGCTGGTGTCCGAACTGGACGATGCGATTCGAGTGCGCACGGGCGAATCGGGTCCGTCAGCGATCTGA
- the glnD gene encoding [protein-PII] uridylyltransferase has translation MAADGTIPTQPVPLDERIRREVASLREGKAGGIHLAHRIATIFEEQIRSVIRDVLVNLPGDLRKNVSANTAVVLVGGSGRGELVPYSDCDLLILHAPNISSDVEAIVAEFIRKAWDSGLKIGHSVRTVDETWRIARQDIQIATSLVEARLLVGSTVLYDRMRMLFRERVVQHRLGAFLSECTEARQTERDNYGGSPNLLEPNVKRSPGGLRDVHWMRWIAYAIYGSSDVSRLRPAGGLNADDQRILIDGLDYLLKVRVELHLHAQREQDVLSRSEQIRIAVKWGFEHRPGQRDVEQFMQEYFRHATAICDIADRFAERLRPRHAISRIKNALLTRRVGGVFLLSPTTIDVLPNATERITASPERVIELFLFVARDGVDLTPRLEEAITRATGRFPNELTHETCRLFLLVLDTPDHVGKALRIMLRTGVLAYLIPEFTHARCLIQFSEYHSFTVDEHTFRTIDAANDFLIEPGAVGDARRKLAHSWMLNFALLLHDIGKGFDEDHSLVGRRIAIRTAARFRLSEEEQEQLTLLVYRHLLMVHLAFRRDTTEAKLLYDFTHEVGTPDSLRHLFVLSACDLRGVGPGIWTDWKADLLSEFYRQSMSVLGGDVPQSNAAQMDEKRGRIRAILTEADRPVSTIDIKDWATAELDGLSTHFLANIPEDAVAEDLLTLLDLGEQEVSVTGTYDEATATTTYRVIVRPPFTNGCFSVATGVLAAKRMQTVEAIIETTVAGIAIDRFRVIDEDFEEEVPDWRINDVAASLRAAIKGQISVARLFHHHRRYGDQVDYPPLAAGTVRVVRDVDTSEKSTIIDVFAPNRRGLLYTIATALLEMEVSIDLAKISTHVDQIVDVFYVTEMSGEKITDEARLDHIVRTVRNAVEEYLTNGYRRLLNTG, from the coding sequence TTGGCGGCCGACGGAACGATCCCCACGCAGCCGGTACCGCTCGACGAGCGGATTCGCCGCGAAGTCGCTTCTCTTCGGGAGGGGAAAGCGGGCGGAATCCACCTCGCCCACCGCATCGCCACGATCTTCGAAGAGCAAATCCGCTCGGTGATTCGTGACGTCCTGGTTAATCTGCCGGGCGACTTGCGCAAAAATGTCTCCGCGAATACAGCGGTCGTTCTCGTCGGTGGATCGGGACGGGGCGAACTGGTGCCCTACTCCGATTGCGATTTGCTGATTCTCCACGCTCCGAACATCAGCAGTGACGTCGAGGCCATCGTGGCCGAATTCATTCGAAAGGCTTGGGACAGCGGCCTGAAGATCGGCCACAGTGTCCGCACCGTCGATGAGACGTGGCGAATCGCCCGGCAGGACATTCAGATCGCCACGTCGCTCGTCGAAGCACGCCTGCTGGTCGGCTCGACCGTCCTTTACGACCGCATGAGGATGCTGTTCCGCGAACGCGTCGTGCAGCACCGGTTGGGGGCGTTTCTTTCCGAATGCACCGAAGCCCGGCAGACCGAACGCGACAACTACGGCGGCTCGCCCAACCTGCTCGAACCGAACGTCAAACGGTCGCCCGGCGGATTGCGCGACGTCCACTGGATGCGCTGGATCGCGTACGCGATCTACGGGAGTTCGGACGTCAGCCGCCTTCGCCCGGCCGGCGGCCTGAATGCCGATGATCAACGCATCCTGATCGACGGACTCGACTATTTGCTGAAGGTGCGTGTCGAACTTCATCTGCATGCCCAGCGCGAGCAAGACGTGCTGTCTCGTTCGGAGCAGATTCGCATCGCGGTCAAATGGGGATTCGAGCACCGACCGGGGCAACGCGACGTCGAACAATTCATGCAGGAGTACTTCCGCCACGCGACCGCGATCTGCGACATCGCCGATCGTTTCGCCGAACGCCTACGACCACGCCATGCGATTTCGAGGATCAAGAACGCTTTGCTGACCCGCCGGGTCGGCGGCGTGTTCTTGTTATCCCCCACGACCATCGATGTCCTCCCCAATGCGACGGAACGGATCACCGCGTCGCCGGAGCGGGTGATCGAGCTGTTCTTGTTCGTCGCGCGGGACGGCGTCGATTTGACACCTCGCCTTGAAGAGGCGATCACCCGTGCGACAGGCCGCTTCCCGAACGAACTGACTCACGAGACCTGCCGGCTGTTCTTGCTGGTCCTCGACACGCCGGACCACGTTGGTAAGGCACTTCGCATCATGCTGCGGACCGGGGTGCTCGCCTACCTGATTCCAGAGTTCACGCACGCTCGCTGCCTGATTCAATTCAGTGAATATCACAGTTTCACGGTCGACGAACACACGTTTCGCACCATCGATGCGGCGAACGATTTTCTCATCGAACCGGGGGCGGTCGGCGATGCCCGCCGAAAGTTGGCACACTCCTGGATGCTCAATTTCGCCCTGCTGCTGCACGACATCGGTAAAGGTTTTGACGAAGACCACAGCCTCGTCGGTCGGCGGATCGCGATCCGCACGGCCGCGCGTTTTCGGCTTTCGGAGGAAGAGCAGGAGCAACTCACACTGCTCGTCTATCGTCACCTCTTAATGGTGCATCTGGCATTTCGCCGCGATACGACCGAAGCCAAATTGCTCTACGACTTCACTCACGAAGTCGGAACGCCCGATTCGCTGCGGCACCTGTTCGTCCTCAGCGCGTGCGACCTGCGCGGAGTTGGACCGGGGATTTGGACGGATTGGAAGGCCGATCTGCTCTCGGAATTTTATCGGCAATCGATGTCGGTTCTCGGCGGTGACGTTCCGCAAAGCAACGCCGCACAGATGGACGAAAAACGGGGGCGAATCCGGGCCATTTTGACCGAAGCCGACCGCCCCGTCTCGACCATCGACATTAAAGATTGGGCGACGGCCGAGTTGGACGGGCTGTCGACTCACTTCCTCGCCAATATTCCCGAAGACGCCGTCGCCGAAGATCTGCTCACACTGCTCGATCTAGGTGAGCAGGAGGTTTCGGTCACCGGGACTTACGACGAAGCGACGGCGACCACGACCTATCGCGTCATCGTGCGTCCGCCGTTTACCAATGGTTGCTTCTCGGTTGCCACCGGCGTGCTCGCCGCAAAGCGGATGCAGACGGTCGAGGCGATCATCGAAACGACCGTCGCCGGCATCGCCATCGATCGCTTTCGCGTGATCGACGAAGACTTCGAAGAAGAGGTCCCCGACTGGCGGATCAACGACGTCGCCGCATCACTGCGGGCCGCGATCAAGGGCCAGATCTCCGTCGCCCGACTTTTCCACCATCACCGCCGGTACGGTGATCAGGTCGACTATCCTCCTCTCGCGGCCGGAACCGTCCGCGTGGTTCGGGATGTCGACACCTCCGAAAAATCGACCATCATCGACGTGTTCGCCCCGAACCGTCGCGGCCTGCTTTACACGATCGCGACCGCACTGCTCGAAATGGAGGTCTCCATCGACCTCGCCAAAATTTCGACGCACGTCGACCAAATCGTCGACGTCTTTTACGTGACGGAAATGTCCGGCGAAAAAATCACCGACGAAGCCCGGCTTGATCACATCGTCCGCACGGTGCGCAATGCCGTTGAAGAATACTTGACCAACGGCTACCGCCGACTCTTGAACACGGGTTGA
- a CDS encoding type I phosphomannose isomerase catalytic subunit, producing the protein MEPLTFRPIIKRIRWGGTRLASVLGKEIGDATDAAESWEIADHGDDQTIVDRGSLEGQPLGELVRSHKDELFGLQNSSDQFPLLIKFLDANDRLSVQVHPYDELARKFDPQENGKTEAWVILSADPGSKLFIGLKQGVGPEELRAALDATTVEDCLHTVEVKRGDCVFVPAGTVHAIGEGIVLAEIQQMSDLTFRLYDWGRVGADGKPRQLHIEESFQCIDFDRGPVNPVAPTVIEEGPHRIEELVRSDYFVIRRHTIAAGSTLDAVAHFRVLLTIEGAGQLTVNESEVPLELGRTVLLPATADSVSIKATEPLTLLEAYVPQA; encoded by the coding sequence ATGGAGCCGCTGACGTTTCGACCGATTATCAAACGCATTCGTTGGGGAGGGACCCGGCTTGCGTCAGTGCTCGGCAAAGAAATCGGCGATGCGACCGATGCGGCTGAGAGCTGGGAAATCGCCGATCACGGTGACGACCAGACCATCGTCGATCGTGGCTCTCTCGAGGGTCAACCGCTTGGCGAACTCGTGCGGTCGCACAAGGACGAGTTATTCGGCCTCCAGAATAGTTCTGATCAATTTCCTTTGCTGATCAAGTTCCTCGACGCGAACGATCGGCTATCGGTCCAGGTCCACCCGTACGACGAACTCGCCAGGAAGTTTGACCCTCAAGAGAACGGGAAGACCGAAGCCTGGGTCATTCTTTCGGCAGACCCGGGAAGCAAATTGTTTATCGGGCTCAAACAGGGCGTCGGTCCGGAAGAATTACGAGCGGCGCTCGATGCGACCACGGTCGAAGATTGTCTTCATACCGTCGAGGTCAAACGGGGAGACTGCGTGTTCGTGCCCGCGGGAACGGTTCACGCCATCGGCGAAGGCATCGTGCTCGCCGAAATTCAGCAGATGAGCGACTTGACCTTCCGCCTTTACGACTGGGGGCGCGTCGGGGCGGACGGCAAACCGCGGCAACTTCACATCGAGGAGTCGTTTCAGTGCATCGACTTCGATCGCGGGCCGGTCAATCCGGTCGCGCCGACCGTCATCGAAGAGGGGCCGCATCGGATCGAGGAACTCGTGCGGAGTGACTACTTCGTCATCCGTCGTCACACCATCGCCGCCGGTTCGACGCTTGATGCCGTAGCACATTTCCGGGTGCTGCTGACCATTGAGGGCGCCGGGCAACTGACCGTAAACGAATCAGAAGTACCTCTCGAACTCGGGCGAACCGTCCTATTGCCCGCGACGGCAGACTCGGTGTCGATCAAGGCGACTGAGCCGCTGACCCTTCTGGAGGCCTACGTCCCGCAGGCGTGA
- a CDS encoding STAS domain-containing protein, translating into MAAPTNHASVEVVRGVTVLRLGPQFESLDESHLDDVRELVMEVIDDAPEPRLVIDLTHTKFFGSAFLEVLFRAWNRVSKEQEGRFVLSGVTEYCREILEVTHLSSLWTVYPTAEAAVADIAEE; encoded by the coding sequence GTGGCCGCTCCGACGAATCATGCATCTGTGGAAGTCGTGCGCGGCGTCACGGTCCTGCGGCTCGGGCCTCAATTCGAAAGTCTGGACGAGTCCCACTTGGACGATGTCCGCGAACTCGTGATGGAGGTGATCGACGACGCCCCGGAGCCGCGGCTGGTGATCGACCTCACACACACCAAGTTCTTCGGGTCGGCCTTCCTCGAGGTGCTTTTTCGAGCATGGAATCGCGTGTCGAAAGAGCAGGAGGGACGCTTCGTGCTCAGCGGCGTGACCGAATACTGCCGCGAGATTCTGGAAGTGACCCACCTGAGCAGCCTGTGGACGGTGTATCCGACGGCCGAGGCGGCCGTGGCCGACATCGCTGAGGAATAG
- a CDS encoding anthranilate synthase component II: MILLLDNYDSFVHNLARYFRLAGEQTDVVRSDAITVAEIGERQPSAIVISPGPCTPDEAGVSIAAIRDLGSEIPILGVCLGHQAIAAAFGGRVVRADVPVHGRTSAVTHNRRGLFEGLPLPVTATRYHSLVVEPESLPAELEVTATSAGGVIMGLSHRTFPVRGVQFHPESILTAAGDRLIRNFVDLSHSYDRSTCAGN, encoded by the coding sequence ATGATCCTGCTCCTCGATAACTACGACAGCTTCGTCCACAACCTCGCCCGATATTTTCGGCTCGCCGGAGAGCAGACCGATGTCGTGCGGAGTGATGCGATCACGGTGGCTGAAATAGGGGAGCGGCAGCCCTCGGCGATCGTGATCTCGCCCGGGCCCTGCACGCCGGACGAAGCGGGGGTTTCCATCGCGGCGATCCGCGATCTCGGATCGGAAATCCCGATCCTCGGCGTCTGTCTGGGGCATCAGGCGATCGCGGCGGCGTTCGGCGGTCGAGTCGTGCGTGCGGATGTCCCGGTGCATGGCCGCACTTCGGCCGTCACGCACAATCGCCGGGGCCTATTTGAGGGCCTCCCGCTTCCGGTGACGGCGACGCGATATCACTCGCTCGTTGTCGAACCCGAGTCACTGCCGGCCGAACTGGAGGTGACGGCGACTTCTGCGGGCGGAGTCATCATGGGGTTGTCGCATCGCACGTTTCCCGTTCGGGGCGTGCAGTTTCATCCCGAATCGATTCTCACGGCGGCCGGCGATCGATTGATCCGAAATTTTGTCGATCTGTCACATTCGTACGACCGTTCGACTTGCGCCGGCAATTGA
- the dtd gene encoding D-aminoacyl-tRNA deacylase: MRAVVQRVTSASVVVEGETIGAINHGFLVLLGVEKGDTPADGSYLAAKIGGLRVFEDAEGKMNLSLADVGGSMLVVSQFTLLGDCRKGRRPSFIEAAPPELADELYLKFCDEVRSQGIPVETGKFRAHMEVSLVNDGPVTLLVDSRKVF, from the coding sequence GTGAGAGCGGTCGTGCAGCGGGTGACTTCGGCATCGGTCGTCGTGGAGGGCGAGACGATCGGGGCGATTAATCACGGATTCTTAGTGTTGCTCGGCGTGGAGAAGGGCGATACGCCAGCCGATGGATCGTATCTCGCGGCGAAGATCGGCGGCCTGCGGGTGTTCGAAGATGCCGAGGGAAAGATGAATTTGTCACTCGCCGACGTCGGCGGATCGATGCTGGTCGTCAGTCAGTTCACGCTGCTGGGCGACTGCCGCAAAGGCCGCCGACCGAGCTTCATCGAAGCGGCCCCGCCGGAGCTTGCCGATGAATTGTACTTAAAATTCTGCGACGAAGTGCGAAGTCAAGGCATCCCGGTTGAGACGGGAAAATTCCGAGCTCACATGGAGGTCTCTCTGGTAAACGATGGGCCGGTGACGTTGTTGGTGGATAGTCGGAAGGTATTTTGA